The [Clostridium] scindens ATCC 35704 nucleotide sequence ATTGAAAATGAACTATGTTATAATAGAACTGCGCCGCCTGGATAGAAGGCGGCTGCATGACAGTATATGATAGACAAATTTTGGTACAATATTATATGATAGGAGGATTATAGAGACATGCAGAGTACAAGAAAGGTAACTGAAGACATTAGGTGGGTAGGGTGCAACGACAGAAGGCTTGCTCTTTTTGAGAACTTGTTTCCGATACCCAGAGGCGTATCCTATAATTCTTATCTGATTATGGATGAGAAGGTTACTCTGATGGATACGGTTGACGCATCCGTAACCCATCAATTTATTGAGAATCTGGATTACACGCTGGAGGGCAGAAGCATAGACTATCTCGTAATCCAGCATATGGAGCCGGACCATTGTGCCAACATCGAGGAACTAATGCGCAGATATCCGAATATGGAGGTGGTTGCAAATCAGAAGACAATGCAGATGATCGGCCAGTTCTTTGATATCAGCACGGAGGGGAGAACGGTTCTGGTGAAAGAAGGGGACGAGCTCAATACCGGAAGCCATACGCTGCGCTTTTTGATGGCGCCTATGGTTCACTGGCCGGAAGTCATGGTGACTTATGATGAAAAGGACAAGGTATTATTCTCAGCAGATGCGTTTGGAACGTTCGGCGCGTTGAACGGCAATATATTTAATGATGAGATAGATTTTGAAAAAGACTGGCTTTGGGATGCCAGAAGATACTATGCGAATATCGTTGGAAAATATGGATTGCAGGTACAGGCGCTGCTTAAGAAAGCGACTGCGCTGGATATCCGGATGATCTGTTCCCTTCACGGGCCGATCTGGAGGACCGATCTTTCCTACTTTATTGACAAGTACGACAAGTGGAGCAAGTATGAGCCGGAAGATCAGGAAGTGGCGATCATCTATGGATCAATCTATGGAAATACAGAGCAGGCAGTGAATGCACTGGCACTGCGTCTGGCTGAAAAAGGCGTTAAGAATATCTCAGTCTATGACGTATCCACCGTCCATGTCTCCGACCTGATCGCGGAGATATTCCGCTGCAGCCATCTTGTATTTGCATGCTCTACCTATAATGGCGGAATCTATCCTCCGATGGAGAATCTGCTTGCGGATATGAAGGCCCTGTCTGTAAAGAAACGTACGGTAGCGGTGATGGATAACGGGACTTGGGCGCCTTCGGCAGGAAAGCAGATGATTAAGATGCTGGAAGAAATGAAAGATATGACCATTCTGGACATGCAGCTGTCGATCAAGTCTACGCTGAAGCAGGAACGGGCGGAGGAACTGGCAGCTTTCGCGCAGCAGATCGTAGACGCCATGTAGCGGGCAGATGACAGAAGAGAAAGAAGGATGGCTATGGATAACAGAGTATCTGTAATCAGCATTATTATAAAAGAAGAGGAATCCATCGGGGCAGTCAATGAACTGCTCCATGAATTCCGTGAGTATATCGTGGGACGTATGGGAATTCCCTATAGGGACCGTGGCGTCTCCATTATCAGCGTCGTGCTGGACGCGCCAGGCGATGCCACCAGTTCTCTGTCCGGGAAGCTGGGCATGCTGGAAGGCGTAAGCGCAAAGACGCTGACTGCGAAACTATAGCCGATGGATGCCGCTTTGCAGTTCCTCAGCCCATTTCTGAAGGTTATAGGTTCTGCCTCCGAAAAGTTTGAGAATAACGCCGGTGGGATGATTCTCATTGGCAAATGCATTGGCTTCGTCCGTATCCACATGCATGGCAAGCGCAAATTGGGGACTGACGCGGACGATGACATCCGCAAAGATGAGGGATCGCTCATAACTTTCCATGATCACGAACACCTCGTCATTGTCTTTTACATTCATCTGGACAGCCTGTACAGGCGTCATGTGGATGTGCCTTTTGGCCACGATGACGCCGTGGTCCAGTTCGATGCTGCCCTTCGGGCCCATCAAGGTACAGCCGGGCGTGTCTTTCGTATCCCCGGACTGGCGTATGATTCCCGGAACCCCAAGCTTGCGGCTGTCCGTCATAGATATCTCCAGTTGGGTCTCCTTGCGGAAAGGCCCCAGTATGGCAACATTCTCAAACGAGCCTTTCGGCCCCCGGACGCTCAGCCGCTCCTTGGCCACGAACTGCCCGGGCTGGCTTAAGTCGGCTTTGTAGGTCAGTTCGCTGCCCTCGCCGAACAGTGCTTCAAAGTCATTGCGGCACATATGGATATGCCGCGCGCTGGTTTCAATTGGTATTGCAACGCCCATATATGACAACTCCTTTCATTGCGCGATCCTAGTATTCCTATTTTAGCAAAGTGTGCGGGCTTTTTCAATCGAAAGGCTTTCCTTTCTTCCTCAAAAGTCATATAATATGGAATATAACCAATTGGACGATCGGTACTGGCTGGATGACGAAGAATAAGGCAAATCCTACAGGAATGTTTGGCATTTTGTCACGTTGACAAAGTGCCTTTTTCTATCTATAATTTAATATTGTAAAACAAAGGCGTTTTCATCATGGCATGAGAACGCCCATTTTTATATGCGAAAGTAACTAATAAAGGAAGGCAGGTTCTGAAAAAATACATATATCAGGAGGTTGAGGCAATGAATTATTATACGAGAGCAGATATTTTAAGAATAGTAGAGGAAGAAGATGTGGGCTTCATACGCCTTCAGTTTACAGATATCTTCGGAGTCATGAAGAACGTCGCGATCACTGCCAGCCAGCTGGAAAAGGCGCTGGATCATCAGATTATGTTTGACGGGGCCTCAATCGAAGGCTTTGCGAGGATTGAAGAGTCTGACATGTATCTATACCCGGATCTTGATACCTTTGAAATATTTCCATGGAGGCCTCAGCAAGGGAAGGTAGCCCGTCTGATCTGTGATGTATATAAGCCGGATGGAACCATCTTTCAAAGTGATCCCAGATATGTGCTGAAAAAGGTAATGTTCCAGGCAAAGTCAATGGGATTCGAATTCGATGTGGGGACGGAATGTGAATTCTTCCTGTTCCATACGGATGACGATGGACTGCCAACGACTGTGACCCATGAAAGCGCGGGCTATTTCGATCTCGGGCCTCTGGACTTAGGAGAGAATGCGCGGCGTGATATGGTGCTGACGCTGGAGGATATGGGATATGAGATCGAGGCATCCCATCATGAATCCGCTCCCGCGCAGCACGAGATTGATCTCCACTATGACGAGGCATTGGCTTCAGCGGACAGTATTATGACTTTTAAGTTGGTCGTAAAGACCATTGCCAGGCGCCATGGACTGCATGCTACATTTATGCCGAAGCCAAAGTCCGGTATAAATGGCTCAGGAATGCATATTAATATGTCTATGAGAAAAGACGGCATCAACATATTTCATGATTCAAAAGATCCCGCAGGATTAAGCAAGGAAGCCTATTGGTTCATCGGCGGACTTATGAAGCATATGAAGGCCATCTGCTTTATCACCAATCCGGTGGTCAATTCTTATAAACGCCTGGTTCCAGGCTACGAGGCTCCAGTGTACATTGCCTGGTCAGCCAGGAACAGGACGCCGCTGATCCGGATCCCCGATACCAGGGGAGATGCCGTAAGAGTCGAACTCAGAAGCCCTGACCCATCGGCCAATCCATATCTGGCGCTGGCGGTTTGCCTGGCGGCAGGGCTTGAGGGAATCCAAAATGAGATCATGCCGCCCAAGAGCGTTGACTGCAACATCTATGAGATGTCCGAAGAAGAGAGGAAGGCTTCCGGGATAGAGATGCTTCCGGGAAGCCTTCTGGAAGCGGCCAGGGAATTTGAGAAGGATGCATTCATACAAAGCGTGCTGGGAGAAGATCTGTCTAAGAAATATATCGAGGCGAAGACAAGAGAATATGCAGATTACCGCGCCCAGGTCACGGATTGGGAGATAAGCAGATACCTGCACCGCCTGTAGACATTCCTGTTGGAACACGTAGACAAGGAGCAAAACAGGAGGTGTCAGCTTGGTAGGTATTATTGTCGTATTTCCCAATAAGGGCAATGCAGCCAATATTCGGAACCTGCTGGTTCGCGGCGGCATGGATGTGACAGGAGCGTGTACCACAGGCGCCCAGGCACTGAACTATGCGGATGCCTTGGATGAAGGAATCGTGGTATGCGGTTATAAGTTAAAAGATATGATGTATACGGAACTGCGGGAATATCTTCCGGAGCAATTCGAGATGCTTCTGATCGCATCTGCGGATAAATGGAGCACAGGCATGATCAATGGCATTGTAGGGCTGTCAATGCCTGTTAAGGCATATGATCTGATGAATACCATGGATATGATGCTTCGCAATATAGGGCAAAGGAGAAGAAAGCGCAAGCTGGAACGAAAAACCAGAGACCCCAGGCAGTAGGAAGTGATCAGGCAGGCGAAAGAACTGCTAATGGCGCGCAACAACATGTCGGAGGAAGAGGCCCACAGATATCTGCAAAAGAGCAGTATGGACAGCGGGACGAATATGGTAGAGACGGCCCAAATGGTGCTAAGCATCATGGCCGAATAAGAAGAGTAGTCATAAAGGAGAGTATTGGTATGAGATTTACAAAAATGCATGGTTTGGGGAACGATTATGTCTATGTGAATTGTTTCAAAGAGAAGGTGGAACATCCATCCGAGGTGGCCAGGTTCGTAAGCGACAGACACTTTGGGATTGGTTCGGATGGGTTGATCATGATCAATCCATCCAAAGTAGCGGATTTTGAGATGGAGATGTATAATGCGGATGGATCCAGGGGGGAGATGTGCGGCAACGGCATCCGCTGCGTGGCGAAGTATGTGTATGATTATGGGCTTACGGATAAGACCAGCATATCTGTGGAGACCCTGGGAGGCATCAAATATCTGGATCTTACCGTCAAGGATGGCAAGGTCGCTCTTGTAAAAGTGGATATGGGAAAACCAGAACTTAAGCCGGAACGAATTCCTATCGTATCAGATGAAGAGCGCGTGGTGAACGAGCCGATCATCGTGGGAGGCATGGAATACCGGATGACCGGGGTTTCCATGGGCAATCCCCATGTAGTCGTCTATGTGAAGGATCTTGAAGGAGTGAAAATCGAACATGTAGGCCCCAAATTCGAGAATCATGAGAGGTTCCCAAAAAGAGTCAATACGGAGTTCACCAAGGTTCTGGACCGCAAGACCGTAGAGATGCGCGTGTGGGAGAGAGGCTCCGGCGAGACTCTAGCCTGTGGAACCGGCGCCTGCGCAGTGGCGGTAGCCAGCATATTAAACGGGATGACGGAAGACCAGGTTACCGTGAAGCTGCTGGGCGGAGACCTCTTGATCGAGTGGGATCAGGAGGCTGGCAGAGTCTATATGACCGGGCCCGCCACCGTTGTATACGACGGGGAGATTGCAATAT carries:
- a CDS encoding FprA family A-type flavoprotein, yielding MQSTRKVTEDIRWVGCNDRRLALFENLFPIPRGVSYNSYLIMDEKVTLMDTVDASVTHQFIENLDYTLEGRSIDYLVIQHMEPDHCANIEELMRRYPNMEVVANQKTMQMIGQFFDISTEGRTVLVKEGDELNTGSHTLRFLMAPMVHWPEVMVTYDEKDKVLFSADAFGTFGALNGNIFNDEIDFEKDWLWDARRYYANIVGKYGLQVQALLKKATALDIRMICSLHGPIWRTDLSYFIDKYDKWSKYEPEDQEVAIIYGSIYGNTEQAVNALALRLAEKGVKNISVYDVSTVHVSDLIAEIFRCSHLVFACSTYNGGIYPPMENLLADMKALSVKKRTVAVMDNGTWAPSAGKQMIKMLEEMKDMTILDMQLSIKSTLKQERAEELAAFAQQIVDAM
- a CDS encoding TM1266 family iron-only hydrogenase system putative regulator codes for the protein MDNRVSVISIIIKEEESIGAVNELLHEFREYIVGRMGIPYRDRGVSIISVVLDAPGDATSSLSGKLGMLEGVSAKTLTAKL
- a CDS encoding PduL/EutD family phosphate acyltransferase, which produces MGVAIPIETSARHIHMCRNDFEALFGEGSELTYKADLSQPGQFVAKERLSVRGPKGSFENVAILGPFRKETQLEISMTDSRKLGVPGIIRQSGDTKDTPGCTLMGPKGSIELDHGVIVAKRHIHMTPVQAVQMNVKDNDEVFVIMESYERSLIFADVIVRVSPQFALAMHVDTDEANAFANENHPTGVILKLFGGRTYNLQKWAEELQSGIHRL
- the glnA gene encoding type I glutamate--ammonia ligase; amino-acid sequence: MNYYTRADILRIVEEEDVGFIRLQFTDIFGVMKNVAITASQLEKALDHQIMFDGASIEGFARIEESDMYLYPDLDTFEIFPWRPQQGKVARLICDVYKPDGTIFQSDPRYVLKKVMFQAKSMGFEFDVGTECEFFLFHTDDDGLPTTVTHESAGYFDLGPLDLGENARRDMVLTLEDMGYEIEASHHESAPAQHEIDLHYDEALASADSIMTFKLVVKTIARRHGLHATFMPKPKSGINGSGMHINMSMRKDGINIFHDSKDPAGLSKEAYWFIGGLMKHMKAICFITNPVVNSYKRLVPGYEAPVYIAWSARNRTPLIRIPDTRGDAVRVELRSPDPSANPYLALAVCLAAGLEGIQNEIMPPKSVDCNIYEMSEEERKASGIEMLPGSLLEAAREFEKDAFIQSVLGEDLSKKYIEAKTREYADYRAQVTDWEISRYLHRL
- the dapF gene encoding diaminopimelate epimerase, producing the protein MRFTKMHGLGNDYVYVNCFKEKVEHPSEVARFVSDRHFGIGSDGLIMINPSKVADFEMEMYNADGSRGEMCGNGIRCVAKYVYDYGLTDKTSISVETLGGIKYLDLTVKDGKVALVKVDMGKPELKPERIPIVSDEERVVNEPIIVGGMEYRMTGVSMGNPHVVVYVKDLEGVKIEHVGPKFENHERFPKRVNTEFTKVLDRKTVEMRVWERGSGETLACGTGACAVAVASILNGMTEDQVTVKLLGGDLLIEWDQEAGRVYMTGPATVVYDGEIAI